A portion of the Mytilus galloprovincialis chromosome 12, xbMytGall1.hap1.1, whole genome shotgun sequence genome contains these proteins:
- the LOC143054181 gene encoding uncharacterized protein LOC143054181: MKCVDFVGIILMVKSSYAFTKCTLAGEIIGNNPVTSFASTITTTGRGYILEDEIYQVTCCGSISRWEIRTNSGGTVQLQIWRKTGTYSYTLIGKNELTAGAGGFHALDVASADRISVQHGDMIGWYASPNIIMHTASSGYPVTNRRSSSITDLAVGSIYDWASENTFSTALKFAIKATTIASTVPTFTIGTTEAVSIDDITPAETNILSLIVSDDGGDTIVYSTKANDNPYFYVDTNNGQVKTLQTNIPEGTYTITPMVTDDCYNTATTVVTITLENVAITSGGFTGTSVTISQDDYLEKNLTNILITEPNDGYYCYLTSSASFPFSVRQANSLSPGYTLYLQDWPELNAATTPSYTLTAECIEAHSASPASVSVGSFTVNVSPNSGPSMATATATATLDAITDWTGTLVYTVVASDPENDPFTFTLAGGGPFTITDAGKIVLTENIVRHGQGSYTLTATVADNRGNSDATTVTVTINNRNVDPTFTNLPTSESITENVAVGTTVFQPVAADTDVTDVLEYYAQFNPSYGAKLFTVNPNTGEVLTSANIDYDVIGDPSIAIFITVSDGKWFDTQRLIVNIGNENETPVIAQKYFKIMRDEGVSGDSFPVIRYDVEDPDIASVNDVMLYTKDCGADNSRVTISSSTGVFSFNGDYDLDDASNPTDFTCTVTVTDSDGLTDTCIVDVRVDYVNEFTPTFTQSSYDITVLYTELVGTIILSVSASDQDLGEHGDFYYEIINAEKLFGIFQNGSIFVNTDLIIHYPNGHVVFMTIKAEDTGGLFSTITVNVTIPSSIVESTTTEKPLTFFEYQMNMVAYEIAAAVVAACLLVSIFFACRYIRRKPPVTEVKAMTLPQVPENGSKNGIVDKSNDNGDGNSVNNPPSNNEEPQIRVRPLFNIEGPRTADGGMRSPPPAYNL, translated from the exons CACTAGCAGGAGAGATAATAGGTAACAACCCTGTAACCTCGTTTGCGTCAACTATTACAACTACTGGTAGAGGTTATATATTGGAGGACGAGATTTACCAGGTCACGTGTTGTGGTTCTATAAGTCGATGGGAGATACGGACGAACAGTGGAGGGACAGTTCAATTACAGATATGGCGAAAAACTGGAACATATTCGTATACGCTTATAGGAAAAAATGAATTAACAGCAG GCGCTGGTGGATTTCACGCTCTAGACGTCGCTTCGGCGGACAGAATATCTGTACAACATGGGGATATGATAGGATG GTATGCGTCACCAAATATCATAATGCATACTGCTTCAAGTGGATATCCAGTCACAAATCGTCGCTCATCATCGATAACGGACTTAGCTGTTGGCAGTATTTATGACTGGGCTTCTGAAAATACCTTTTCAACTGCACTTAAATTTGCAATAAAAGCAACGACAATTGCAA GTACGGTACCAACATTTACAATTGGAACCACAGAGGCTGTGTCGATAGATGACATTACACCAGCAGAGACAAATATCCTGTCCCTTATTGTTTCCGACGATGGTGGGGACACAATTGTATATTCGACAAAGGCGAACGACAACCCATATTTCTACGTCGATACTAATAATG GCCAAGTGAAGACTTTACAGACAAACATACCAGAAGGCACTTATACCATCACACCAATGGTTACAGATGACTGCTACAATACAGCTACAACAGTTGTTACAATAACATTAGAAAATGTG GCTATTACTTCGGGTGGATTTACTGGAACTTCAGTAACTATTTCTCAAGatgattatttggaaaaaaatctaACGAATATTCTAATAACAGAACCAAATGACGGTTATTATTGTTACCTGACCAGTTCTGCTAGTTTTCCATTTAGTGTCAGACAGGCCAATAGCTTATCTCCAG GTTATACATTATACCTTCAAGATTGGCCAGAGTTAAACGCAGCCACGACACCAAGTTATACATTAACTGCGGAATGTATAGAAGCGCATTCTGCATCACCCGCTAGTGTTAGTGTTGGTTCCTTTACAGTAAATGTTTCACCAAATAGTGGTCCGTCAATGGCTACTGCAACAG CCACGGCAACGCTTGACGCCATTACCGATTGGACTGGTACCTTGGTTTATACTGTAGTTGCTTCAGATCCAGAAAATGATCCATTTACATTTACCCTGGCTGGTGGAGGACCATTCACAATAACTGACG CTGGTAAGATAGTGTTGACAGAAAATATTGTACGTCATGGTCAGGGTAGTTATACACTTACTGCAACTGTAGCAGATAACCGTGGTAACTCTGATGCAACGACAGTAACTGTTACCATTAACA ATAGAAATGTGGATCCGACGTTTACCAATTTACCAACATCAGAAAGTATCACAGAAAACGTAGCCGTGGGAACGACTGTATTCCAGCCTGTTGCAGCAGATACTGACGTCACTGATGTCCTGGAGTATTATGCTCAGTTCAATCCCTCGTATGGCGCTAAATTATTTACAGTCAATCCAAATA CTGGAGAAGTCTTGACGTCAGCAAATATTGATTATGACGTCATCGGTGATCCTTCCATTGCGATTTTCATCACAGTTTCTGACGGAAAATGGTTTGACACGCAACGTTTGATTGTAAATATTGGCAATGAAAATGAAACCCCAGTAATAgcacaaaaatatttcaaaattatgagAGACGAGGGAGTG TCTGGCGATTCCTTTCCTGTGATACGTTACGATGTTGAAGATCCGGACATAGCTTCAGTGAATGATGTAATGTTATATACAAAAGATTGTGGAGCTGACAACAGCAGGGTGACCATTTCATCCTCTACAGGAGTTTTCTCCTTTAACGGAGATTACGACCTCGACGACGCATCAAACCCAACAGATTTTACCTGTACCGTCACAGTGACTGATAGTGATGGACTAACTGACACGTGCATTGTTGACGTTCGTGTTGATTATGTTAATGAGTTTACTCCAACATTTACCCAATCGTCGTATGATATAACTGTTTTATATACAGAATTAGTCGGTACAATTATTCTTTCTGTCAGTGCCTCTGATCAAGATTTAGGCGAGCACGGGgatttttattatgaaattatCAACGCTGAAAAATTGTTTGGAATATTTCAAAAcggcagtatttttgtgaatacaGATCTAATTATACATTATCCGAATGGACATGTGGTATTTATGACAATAAAAGCCGAAGACACTGGTGGCTTGTTTTCCACAATTACAGTTAATGTAACCATCCCATCATCAATTGTAGAAAGTACCACCACAGAAAAGCCATTAACTTTCTTCGAGTACCAGATGAACATGGTCGCATATGAAATTGCAGCAGCAGTAGTCGCAGCTTGTTTACTGGTATCGATATTTTTTGCATGCAGATATATAAGGAGAAA ACCTCCTGTGACTGAGGTTAAGGCAATGACTTTGCCGCAAGTACCTGAAAATGGGTCTAAAAATGGAATCGTAGACAAGTCGAATGACAATG GGGATGGCAACAGTGTGAACAACCCTCCGTCAAACAATGAGGAACCTCAAATTCGTGTTAGACCATTGTTTAACATAGAAGGCCCCAGGACAGCTGATGGAGGAATGCGGAGCCCTCCACCGGCATATAACCTATAA